Genomic segment of Pseudomonas iranensis:
CGGCTCGGATGAGCAGGTACTGAGCAACAAGCTGGGAATCAGTGATCCTGAAGAGATGGATGATGCCGAGCTGACTCTGCTGGAAAAACTTTACCAGCAGGTTCTGATCGAGCGTTTACCGGCACGGTCAATTACTGTTCAGGACTTGAGGGATTGGCATCGGTACTGGCTGGGCAATATCTATCCTTGGGCGGGTGAAATACGGGCGGTCAACCTTGGCAAAGATGGTTTTTTCTTTGCTGCGGCCCCACAGATTCCGCGCTTGTTAGAGGGGTTTGAGAAGGAATGCCTTGCTGAATTCACCCCGTGCAAAGCTGATCTTGATGAGAACCTCATTCACGCCATCGCCGTAACGCATGTGGAATTCATTTTGATTCATCCATTCCGGGAGGGTAATGGACGGTTGTCCAGATTACTTGCAGACGTGATGGCGGTGCAGGCGGGCTATGTTCCGCTGGATTACAGCTGTTGGGAGCGAAACAAAGAGGCTTACTTCGCTGCGATAAATCAAGGCCTCAACTGCAACTACCAGCCAATGGAATATTGGGTCCGGCGAGCGCTGTGGGCTTGAGAGAAGCCTACCTGGCCAATGCGAGGTGTTGGAATTTGCCGGATTTGGCCTTGAGCTTGCGTTCGATCATATCGACACTTTGGCCGGTCTCGATCGCTGTGGAGCTGGCGATTGAGCGGATCAGGGCGTCCTGGGTCAATTTTTTTCGGTTGCGACGTACGATGGCCATGGCGTAATCCCGGGTAATTACCTTGAGCGAGTATAGCGCTCGTTCGAAGCGTCGACATACTCGGTTCAAGAGGTCGACAGCGTTCTGCCTGGAAGGGTGCGATCAAAACTGTGGGAGCGAGCCTGCTCGCGAAAGCGGTGGGTCAGTCAATGAAGATGGTGAATGTGAAGCGGTCTTCGCGAGCAGGCTCGCTCCCACAGAGTTAAGTGGAGATTTGAAATGCCATGAAAATCCCGCCCCCCGATTTTCATTAATCACGACACCCCATACCCACCAGCGACACCTCTTGTCTCTCCACGAAAATTACTTTCATGTGGTTTGAAATCTCGATCTCGAAATGATTTATGAGTTTCACAACCCATTCGAACGTGACCCTTTCGAGGAGTACCGCATGACGCCTTCCCTCGGCCATTGGCTGCTGGTCTACGCCGCTGTGGCCATCATCGCGCTGATCGTGTTGATCGCCCGTTACCGGCTCAATCCGTTCATTGTCATCACCCTGATTTCACTGGGCCTGGCGCTGGTGGCCGGGATGCCGCCGTCGGCTGTGGTCGGTGCGTATGAGGCGGGTGTCGGCAAGACGTTGGGGCATATTGCGCTGGTGGTGGCGTTGGGGACGATGCTCGGCAAGATGATGGCCGAGTCCGGCGGTGCCGAGCAGATGGCGCGCACGCTGATCGAGAAATTCGGTGAGAAGAACGCGCATTGGGCGATGGTCTGCATCGCGTTTCTGGTCGGCTTGCCGCTGTTCTTTGAAGTCGGTTTCGTCTTGCTGGTGCCGATCGCTTTCACCGTGGCGCGCCGCGTTGGTGTGTCGATTCTGATGGTCGGGCTGCCGATGGTCGCCGGCCTTTCGGTGGTGCATGCGCTGGTGCCGCCGCACCCGGCGGCGATGCTCGCGGTGCAGGCCTATCAGGCCTCGGTCGGGCAGACCTTGCTGTACGCGATCGCGATCGGCATTCCGACCGCAATCATCGCCGGCCCGCTGTACGCGAAATTCATCGTGCCGCGCATTCAATTGCCGGCGGACAATCCGCTGGAAAAGCAATTTCTCGAGCGCGAGCCGCGCGACAAATTGCCGGGTTTCGGCATTACGATGGCGACCATTCTGCTGCCGGTGGTGCTGATGTTGATCGGCGGCTGGGCTAACCTGATTTCCACCCCCGGCAGCGCGTTCAACCAGTTCCTGCTGTTCATTGGCAACTCGGTGATCGCGCTGTTGCTGGCGACTTTGCTGAGCTTCTGGACGCTAGGGATTGCCCAAGGCTTCAACCGCGAATCGATCCTCAAGTTCACCAACGAATGCCTCGCGCCCACCGCCAGCATCACCTTGCTGGTCGGCGCGGGTGGCGGCTTGAACCGGATTCTGGTGGATGCCGGCGTCACCGATCAGATCGTCAGCCTCGCCCATGAATTTCATTTGTCGCCACTGATCATGGGCTGGTTGTTCGCCGCGCTGATGCGTGTCGCCACCGGTTCGGCGACGGTGGCGATGACCACTGCATCAGGCGTTGTCGCGCCGGTGGCCATCGGTCTGGGTTATCCACACCCTGAGCTTTTGGTGCTGGCGACCGGCGCAGGCTCGGTTATCTTTTCCCACGTCAACGACGGCGGCTTCTGGTTGATCAAGGAATACTTCAACATGACGGTCGCGCAGACGTTCAAGACCTGGACCGTGCTCGAGACGCTGATCTCGCTGGTCGCTTTCGCGCTGACCGTCGGCCTTTCCTACCTGCTGTAACCGGAGCCCGCCGCCCATGGACATCCTCTACCAGATCCGCGCCCGCCAGGATTCCTTCAGCGCCGGCGAGGGGCGCATTGCGCGGTTGATGCTCGACGATGTCGGCTTTGCCGCCAGCGCCAGCCTCGAAGACCTCGCACAACGCGCCGAGGTCAGCACCGCCACGCTGTCGCGCTTTGCCCGCACGGTCGGCTGCCGCGACTTGCGCGATCTACGTCTGCAACTGGCCCAGGCCAGCGGCGTTGGCAGCCGGTTTCTCGACCCGGCGCGCACGCCTGAGCAGTCGGCGTTCTACGGGCAGATCGTCGGCGACATCGAAGCCACGCTGCGCCAGCATCTGGCCGGTTTCGACGAATCGCGCTTCGCCGACGCAGTGAAATTGCTCAGCCAGGCGCGAATGATTCACGCGTTCGGTATGGGCGGTTGCTCGACCCTGTGCAGCGATGAATTGCAGGTGCGTCTGGTGCGCCTCGGTTATCCGATCGCGGTGTGCCACGACGCGGTGATGATGCGCGTCACCGCTGCCAGTTTGAACGCCGAGCAAGTGCTGATCGTCTGCTCGCTGACCGGCATCACCCCGGAGCTTTTGGAAACCGTGGAGCTGGCGCGCAATTACGGCGCGCGCATTCTCGTCATCACTCGCGGCGATTCACCGTTGGCCGAGCTGGCCGACGTCGTCCTGCCGCTGCAAGGCGCGGAAACCTCGTTCATCTACAAACCGACGGCGGCGCGCTACGGCATGCTGCTGGCCATCGACGTGCTCGCCACCGAGCTGGCGCTGGCCAGCCCTGAAGACAATCAAGAACGTCTGCGGCGCATCAAACTCGCCCTCGACGAATACCGTGGCGGCGACGATCACCTGCCGCTGGGAGACTGACATGCAGTACGACACCCTGATCCGCAACGCGCTGGTCATCGACGGCAGCAACACGCCGGGCTACCGCGCAGACGTGGCGATTCTCAATGGCCGCATCGAGCGCATCGGCGATTTGCCTGACGCCCGCGCCAGCGAAGAAATCGACGCCGCCGGCCGGGTGCTGGCGCCGGGTTTCATCGACGTGCACACCCACGACGACACCGTGGTCATCCGCCAACCCGAGATGCTGCCCAAGCTCAGCCAGGGCGTGACCACGGTGATTGTTGGCAACTGCGGCATCAGCGCTTCGCCGGTCACTTTGAAGGGCAATCCACCCGATCCGATGAACCTGCTCGGCAGCGCAGCGGCGTTCGTCTATCCGCGCTTCAGCGACTACCGCGCCGCCGTCGAAGCGGCCAACCCCACGTTGAACGTCGCCGCACTGGTCGGCCACACCGCGCTGCGCAGCAATCACCTCGACGACTTGTTCCGCACTGCAACGCCCGGCGAAATCGCCGCCATGCGCGAGCAGTTGCGCGACAGTCTCGAGGCTGGCGCGTTGGGTTTATCCACAGGCCTGGCCTACGCCAGCGCCTTCAACGCGTCCACCGATGAAGTCATGCAACTGACCGAAGAACTGACGGCGTTCGGCGCGGTGTACACCACCCATTTGCGCAGCGAATTCGCCCCGGTGTTGGAGGCGATGGACGAAGCCTTTCAGATCGGCCGCCACGCGCAATCACCGGTGATCATTTCCCACCTCAAATGCGCCGGCGTGGGTAATTGGGGGCGCAGTCCGCAATTACTCGCAGCGTTGGAGGAAGCAGCGAAAACCCATCCGGTCGGCTGCGATTGCTACCCGTACGCGGCGAGTTCCTCGACGCTGGATTTGAAGCAGGTCACCGATGCCCACCGCATCACCATCACCTGGTCGACGCCGCATCCGGAAGTCAGCGGGCGCGACCTGATCGACATCGCTGGCGAATGGAACCTGTCGCTGGAAGAAACCGCGAAACGTCTGCAACCGGCCGGCGCGGTGTACTACGGCATGGACGAGGCCGATGTCAGAAGAATCCTCGCTCATCCGCTTTCGATGGTCGGTTCTGACGGACTGCCCGAAGACCCGTTCCCGCATCCGCGCCTGTGGGGCGCTTTCCCACGGGTGCTGGGCCATTTCAGTCGCGACGTCGGGTTGTTTCCACTGCACACCGCCGTGCACAAGATGACCGGCCTGTCGGCGGCGCGTTTTGGCTTGCAGGAAAGGGGCGAGATTCGTGAAGGACATTGGGCGGATCTGGTGTTGTTCGATCCGGCGACCGTGCGTGACGTGGCCGATTTCAACGATCCGCAGCGGGCGGCGCAGGGGATTCACGGGGTTTGGGTCAACGGCGTGTTGAGTTATTGCGACGGACAGGCGAATGGGGGCAGGGCAGGGCGGTTTCTGGCACGCGAAGGTGATTTGCGCGAAGGATTTCATTGATGGTGATGGCGCCAAAAGATCGCAGCCTGCGGCAGCTCCTACAGGAGATCGCATTCCAATGTAGGAGCTGCCGAAGGCTGCGATCTTTTGATTTTCTATAGTGATGGCACTATGAGATTAAAGAAAGCCATCCACAAGCCGATTTGCTGACATCCTCCCCGTCTACACTGTGGGGCCAATCAGTCAGGGAGTACCCCATGAGCTTCGGCAAAACCACCCCGATCCTGCGGATCTTCGATGAGGCCAAGGCTGTCGAGTTCTACGTCGATTTTCTCGGCTTCAAGATCGACTGGCAGCATCGCTTCGAAGCGAATTTTCCGCTGTATCTGCAGGTGTCGCGCGGTGAGTGTGTGCTGCATCTGTCCGAGCATCACGGCGATGCGTGCCCAGGCTCGGCGCTGCGTATCGAGACCGATGAGCTGGAGGCGTTTCAGCAGCAGTTGATGGCCAAGGATTACACGTTCTCGCACCCGCAGATTCAGGCGATGCCGTGGGGCAGCCAGGACATGACCATTGCCGATCCGTTTGGCAATCGGTTGGTGTTTACCAATGCGATCAGTCTTTGAGCTTGGCGCCTGAGATCAAAAGCCCCTCACCCTAACCCTCTCCCTGGGGGAGAGGGGACCGATTGGGGGATGCTCGGGAGTTACGCCGACCTGAATGTGCTGTGCTGAATCCATAATCGAATTGAATGCATGGCGTCGAATCCATAATCGACTTGGTCTTTCAGGTCGACGGACAGCGCAAGCCAACCGGGTCGGCCCCCTCTCCCTCTGGGAGAGGGGACCGATTGGGGGATGCTCGGTAGTTACGCCGACCTGAATGGGCTGTGCTGAATCCATAATCGAATTGAATGCATGGCGTCGAATCCATGATCGACTCGGTCTTTCAGGTCGACGGACAGCGCAAGACAACCGGGTCGGCTCCCTCTCCCTTGGGAGAGGGCTGGGGTGAGGGGCAACCCCTGCCCCCCCACAAAACCAGCCCACACCAAATTCCTCAAAAACCCTCAATCAGTCGGCACCAACCGATCCAGCACCCGATTCACCGCCATCTCCGCGACCATCACAATCTGCGCAATGCCCTGCAACGTCTTGCGCTGCGAGCCGTTCACCAGCCCCGCCTGATCGTTGAGCATCACCGTCGCCGACCCCAACGTTTCGCAGGCGTCGGCCAGTAGCGATTCGTTGTCGGCGTCGGGATTGGCCATGTACAGCGTGTTGGATTTGTAGGGCGGGGCCATGAATTCGGCGCTGGATGGGCCGAGGTAATGGTCGAGGGCGCGATCGGCGGCTTCGTGGAATTTCTTCGAGTCGGCGGATTCGTAGGGGGATGCCGGGTCTGTGGGTGGCGGGTTTGGGGTTACTTTGAACATGAATGCTTGCCTCTTATGAAGCTGCATCCGTTTCGCCGCTAAGCAAAGGGAGGCAGCTGTGCGCAAGTTAGCGGACCGGTAAGCATTCAACCCGGTGCATCCGAAGATGCCATGCGCACAGCCACCATCGAGTGCAGGCGTGAGCCTGACCGGATTGGACTTGTACAACCGGAATGCTGTCCGAGCCGCTAAGCTCGATCACTGAGAAATCAGTGACCGAATCAAGTTACCGGCAGGCCCCAAGGCGCACAAGCCGGCGGATTCTGGCGCAGGCGTAGGCAGCGGCGCAAGGAATTGTGGGTGGTTTCGCGGAATGTCTGGCGGTTTTAAACAGTTGAAGGGCGTCGTGTTTATTGCGCGAATTATCAGGCGGACATTTACGGCGCTGCCGATGACGCCATCGCTGGCAAGCCAGCTCCCACAGTGTCCGAGTTGATCACTATATCTGTGGCTTGCACCGAACCTGTGGGAGCTGGCTTGCCAGCGATAGGGCCATCAGCATCACCGCCGATTCCGCAACCGAAACTCCCCCGGCGGCATCCCGCGCCAGCTCTTGAAGGTGCGATGAAACGAGCGCGGTTCGGTGAAGCCCAGATACTGCGCAATGTCCTGAATCGGCAACGTACTGTTGAGCAAATAATGCTCGGCCAGTTCCTGACGCAGCTCATCAAGAATCTGCTGATACGACGTCCCAACCTGCTGCAACTGCCGCTGCAACGTGCGCACCGAAACGCCGAGCTGCTCCGCCACTTGCTCCTTGCGCGGCAAGCCCTCCTTGAGCAAACCGCGCAGGATGTTTTTCACCTGCTCCCCGAGTGACGCATCCCCCAGCGTCGCCAGCAAACCCATCGCGTGTTCTTCCAGGGTTCGCAGCAATTGCGCATCGGCCTGGCGCAGCGGCAACTGCAAATATGTCAGCGGCACCACCAGCGCCGAATACGCCTGATCGAACCGCACCGGGCAACCGAAGAATGCCTCGTACGCGGACTGCGTGACCTCATCCGGCCGCGCATGCTCCAGCCACACGCAGGCCGGTGACAGCTGCGTGTCGGCGATCCAGCGCGCGTAGTGCAGCCACGAACCGAGCACGTTTTCCACCAGATGCCGACGAATCCGTGGCCGCTGGTAGCGGCAGGTCCAGATCAGATGCACGTGCTCGCCCTGCACCTCAGCGCGGCTGACGCCCATGTCGCCGACGAGTTTTTCGAACGGCATGATCCGGCTCATGGCATCGCCCAGCGTCGCGCAATTCATGGTGATGTAACCGAGCACGCTCCACGAATTGGGCAGGACGAAATTCGCCGCATGCAGCCCGAACAACCCATCGCCCGAGTGCTCGCAGAAATAATCCAGCAAGCGCTCGTGAACCTCACCCGGCAGGCGCAAGGTGTTGTCGCTCAACTGCTGCGCCTGCAACCCGGCCGCCGCCAACGCAGGCTCGATGGCCATGCCCAACTGTTCGGCGTGACGCAGGTATTTGAGCAGCGGCGGAACGGAAGTGAAGCCGAGCGATGGCATGGTCGCGGTCCTTTGATCGACGGCGCGTGAGCGAATGAATGGCGCAAGGTAAGTGGATTGCCCGGCGAAAGTAAATGCCCGGACGTTTGGCGCCATTCGCTACAGGTTCTGGCCGGATGCGACCGTGACAGATCTCCAGCGCTGACTAGTATGCAAGCTTGATCCAACGGCAGAAAAAGGACACACGCATGCGACGCTGGAACGGCTGGGGAGAGGCAGGCACGGTGGTTGAACTGCCGGCCCAGGGCACGACATTTCTCCACGAACGCTTGGGCGCTGGCCGGGCATTGCCCGATGCGACATTGGCAGCGGCGTTGGCGCAAGTGCCGACCTCGCGCCTGGTGCCGCATCGCTTGTACAGCGTCGATACTCACGATCGCTTGCTGCATGCGCGCGGCCAGAGCCTGCCGGACTGGCTGGCGTTGCGAGAAGGCGCGTTGGGGACTTATCCCGATGCCGTGGCGTTTCCTGAAACGGCCGAACAGATCCGCCAATTGCTGGCGCTCGCCCATGATCAGGACCTCTGTCTGATTCCCTATGGCGGCGGCACATCGGTGGCCGGGCACATCAATCCGCCAAACTCCGCGCGCCCGGTGCTGACGGTGTCGCTGGCGCGGATGAATCGCCTGACCGACCTCGACGAACAGAGCCTGTTGGCGACATTCGGCCCCGGCGCCAGCGGGCCGCAAGTGGAAAGCCAATTGCGCGCGCGCGGCTACACGCTGGGGCATTTTCCGCAGTCGTGGGAGCTGTCGACCCTGGGCGGATGGGTTGCGAGCCGATCCAGTGGGCAGCAGTCGTTGCGCTACGGGCGGATCGAGCAATTGTTTGCCGGCGGCACCCTGGAAACATTCGCCGGGCCTCTGCAGATTCCAACCTTTCCCGCGTCGGCGGCAGGTCCCGATCTGCGTGAAATGGTGCTCGGTTGCGAGGGCCGTTTCGGGATCATTTCCGAAGTCAAAGTGCGGGTCAGTGCGTTGCCGGCGGACGAGCGTTTCTACGGCGTGTTTCTGCCCGACTGGCCGCAGGCGCTGCAAGCGATCCGGCAACTGGCGCAGGCGCGCGTACCGCTGTCGATGCTGCGCCTGTCCAACGCGGTGGAAACCGAAACGCAACTGGCGCTGGCCGGCCATCCGCAACAGATCGCCTGGCTGGAAAAGTACCTCAAGCTGCGCGGCGCCGGCGACGGCAAATGCCTGTTGACCTTCGGTGTCACCGGCAATCGCCAGCAAAACGCACTGTCACTGAAACACGCGCGCCAGCATCTGAAAGCCTTCGGCGGCGTGTTCACCGGCACCCTGCTGGGCAAGAAGTGGGCGCAGAACCGCTTCCGCTTTCCCTACCTGCGCGAGAACCTGTGGAACGCCGGTTACGTGGTCGACACCCTCGAAACCGCCACCGACTGGAGCAACGTCGATCACTTGCTCAGCCTCATCGAAAACAGCCTGCGCGACGCCTTGGCCGCCGAGGGCGAGCGGGTGCATGTGTTCACTCATCTCTCGCACGTTTACGGCGAAGGCTCGAGCATTTACACCACCTACGTGTTTCGCCCGGCAGCGGACTACGCCGCGACGCTGGCGCGCTGGCGGATGCTCAAACACGCGGCCAGCCAGACCATCGTCGACAATCACGGCACCATCAGTCATCAGCATGGCGTCGGCAAGGATCACGCGCCGTATCTGCTGCGGGAAAAAGGCCCGCTGGCGATGCAGACGTTGCAGGCGCTGAGCGAACATTTCGACCCGGAAGGGCGCCTCAATCCGGGCACGTTATTGCCAGAGTCGCGGCCATGACGGCGAACTGGAATGCGCAGTGGCGCGAGCAGATTCTGCCGACGCTGGCGGATGAAACCTGGGACCTGATCGTCATCGGCGGCGGCATCAGCGGCGCCGGGATCGTCCGCGAAGCGGCGCGGCGGGGCTGGCGCTGTCTGCTGCTGGAGCAGCGCGATTTCGCCTGGGGCACCTCCAGCCGATCATCGAAAATGGTCCACGGCGGTTTGCGGTACATCGCCAAGGGCCAGTGGCGCCTGACCCGCGATTCGGTGCGCGAGCGTCAGCGCCTGCTCGACGAGGCGCCGGGGCTGGTCGAGCCGATGAGTTTCATGATGCCGCACTATCGCGGCGGCTTTCCCGGGCCGCGCGTCATGGGCGGCCTGCTCTCGGTGTACGACGCGCTGGCGGGGCGGCGCAACCATGCTTTTCATGACGCCGAGCAACTGCGTTTTCTTGCGCCGGGGGTGAAGGAAAACGGCCTGCTCGGCGGCAGCTGTTTTGTCGATGCGCTGACTGATGACGCGCGGCTGGTGATGCGCGTACTGCGCGAGGCCCGGGCTGACGGCGCGGTGATTGTCAGCGGTGTGCGCGTCACGCAACTGCTGCGTGAAGGCGGGCGGATGTGCGGGGTTCAGGTCGAAGATGGCGAGGGCGGCGCGACGTTGCAATTGCGCTCCGCTGTGTTGGCTGTGGCCACAGGCGCGTGGGCTGAGCGCTTGCGTCCCGCTGAAGCTGTCAAACAATTGCGCCCGTTGCGCGGCAGTCATCTGTTACTGCCGGGCTGGCGCTTGCCGGTGGCGCAGGCGTTCACCTTTCTGCATGCGCATGATCGGCGCCCAGTGTTTGTCTTTCCGTGGGAAGGCGCGACGGTGGTCGGCACCACGGACCTCGATCACCGCGAAGACCTCGACCACAGTGCGCGCATTTCCAGCGACGAACTCGACTATCTGCTCGCCGCGTGCCAGCAGCAATTTCCCGGCGCCGAAGTGGGCGTCGACGACGTGCTGTCGACCTGGTCAGGCGTGCGTCCGGTGGTGGGCCGCGCGACGGGTGCGCAGCAGGACAAACCGTCCAACGAAACCCGCGAACATGTGCTGTGGCAGGAGCCCGGTTGCGTGACGTTGGCCGGCGGCAAACTGACCACGTTTCGCCCGCAAGCGATCGAAGTGCTCAAGGCGTGTGCGGCGATGCTCGGGCGCTCTTTTGTCGATGACGGCGCGCCCGTGTTTGCCGCTGTGCCGCCGCTGACAATTGCGGGACTGAGCGCCAGTCAATGGCGACGCTTGGCCGGACGTCACGGTCGAGACCTGCCTAGGCTGGCGCAATTGCTCGGCGAACTCGGTCTGGAAACGGTTGGCGCCAGCGATACGTTGTGGGCAGAACTGGCGTTCGCCTGCGAGGCGGAAATGATTCTGCGCCTGGATGATTTGCTGCTGCGCCGCACCCGTTTGGGCCTGTTGCTGCCGCGCGGTGGTGAAGATTATCTGCCTGCAATTCGCACGCTCTGCCAGCTACGATTGGCCTGGGACGATGAGCGCTGGCTAGCGGAAATCCAGCGTTACCGTTTGCTGTGGCTGCGCGATCACGGCTTGCCGGAGATCACGCCATGAAATACCTGTTAGCGATCGACAACGGCACCCAGAGCGTGCGCGCGTTGCTCTTCGATCAGCAGGGCAATCTGCTCGGCAAAGGCAAAGTCGATCTGCAGGCGTACTACTCGACGCAACCCGGTTGGGCTGAGCAGGAACCGGAGTATTACTGGGCGAAACTCGGCGAGGCCTGCCAGCAACTCTGGCAGCAAACCGGCATCGACCGTGCGCAGATTGCCGGCGTGTCGCTGACTACCCAGCGCGGCACCGTGATCAATGTCGACGCCAAGGGCAAACCGCTGCGCCCG
This window contains:
- a CDS encoding Fic/DOC family protein translates to MVDRYEAEGAQGSFQAGSDEQVLSNKLGISDPEEMDDAELTLLEKLYQQVLIERLPARSITVQDLRDWHRYWLGNIYPWAGEIRAVNLGKDGFFFAAAPQIPRLLEGFEKECLAEFTPCKADLDENLIHAIAVTHVEFILIHPFREGNGRLSRLLADVMAVQAGYVPLDYSCWERNKEAYFAAINQGLNCNYQPMEYWVRRALWA
- a CDS encoding GntP family permease; translated protein: MTPSLGHWLLVYAAVAIIALIVLIARYRLNPFIVITLISLGLALVAGMPPSAVVGAYEAGVGKTLGHIALVVALGTMLGKMMAESGGAEQMARTLIEKFGEKNAHWAMVCIAFLVGLPLFFEVGFVLLVPIAFTVARRVGVSILMVGLPMVAGLSVVHALVPPHPAAMLAVQAYQASVGQTLLYAIAIGIPTAIIAGPLYAKFIVPRIQLPADNPLEKQFLEREPRDKLPGFGITMATILLPVVLMLIGGWANLISTPGSAFNQFLLFIGNSVIALLLATLLSFWTLGIAQGFNRESILKFTNECLAPTASITLLVGAGGGLNRILVDAGVTDQIVSLAHEFHLSPLIMGWLFAALMRVATGSATVAMTTASGVVAPVAIGLGYPHPELLVLATGAGSVIFSHVNDGGFWLIKEYFNMTVAQTFKTWTVLETLISLVAFALTVGLSYLL
- a CDS encoding MurR/RpiR family transcriptional regulator; translated protein: MDILYQIRARQDSFSAGEGRIARLMLDDVGFAASASLEDLAQRAEVSTATLSRFARTVGCRDLRDLRLQLAQASGVGSRFLDPARTPEQSAFYGQIVGDIEATLRQHLAGFDESRFADAVKLLSQARMIHAFGMGGCSTLCSDELQVRLVRLGYPIAVCHDAVMMRVTAASLNAEQVLIVCSLTGITPELLETVELARNYGARILVITRGDSPLAELADVVLPLQGAETSFIYKPTAARYGMLLAIDVLATELALASPEDNQERLRRIKLALDEYRGGDDHLPLGD
- a CDS encoding N-acyl-D-amino-acid deacylase family protein: MQYDTLIRNALVIDGSNTPGYRADVAILNGRIERIGDLPDARASEEIDAAGRVLAPGFIDVHTHDDTVVIRQPEMLPKLSQGVTTVIVGNCGISASPVTLKGNPPDPMNLLGSAAAFVYPRFSDYRAAVEAANPTLNVAALVGHTALRSNHLDDLFRTATPGEIAAMREQLRDSLEAGALGLSTGLAYASAFNASTDEVMQLTEELTAFGAVYTTHLRSEFAPVLEAMDEAFQIGRHAQSPVIISHLKCAGVGNWGRSPQLLAALEEAAKTHPVGCDCYPYAASSSTLDLKQVTDAHRITITWSTPHPEVSGRDLIDIAGEWNLSLEETAKRLQPAGAVYYGMDEADVRRILAHPLSMVGSDGLPEDPFPHPRLWGAFPRVLGHFSRDVGLFPLHTAVHKMTGLSAARFGLQERGEIREGHWADLVLFDPATVRDVADFNDPQRAAQGIHGVWVNGVLSYCDGQANGGRAGRFLAREGDLREGFH
- a CDS encoding glyoxalase superfamily protein; the protein is MSFGKTTPILRIFDEAKAVEFYVDFLGFKIDWQHRFEANFPLYLQVSRGECVLHLSEHHGDACPGSALRIETDELEAFQQQLMAKDYTFSHPQIQAMPWGSQDMTIADPFGNRLVFTNAISL
- a CDS encoding DUF6124 family protein, encoding MFKVTPNPPPTDPASPYESADSKKFHEAADRALDHYLGPSSAEFMAPPYKSNTLYMANPDADNESLLADACETLGSATVMLNDQAGLVNGSQRKTLQGIAQIVMVAEMAVNRVLDRLVPTD
- the gliR gene encoding AraC family transcriptional regulator GliR; its protein translation is MPSLGFTSVPPLLKYLRHAEQLGMAIEPALAAAGLQAQQLSDNTLRLPGEVHERLLDYFCEHSGDGLFGLHAANFVLPNSWSVLGYITMNCATLGDAMSRIMPFEKLVGDMGVSRAEVQGEHVHLIWTCRYQRPRIRRHLVENVLGSWLHYARWIADTQLSPACVWLEHARPDEVTQSAYEAFFGCPVRFDQAYSALVVPLTYLQLPLRQADAQLLRTLEEHAMGLLATLGDASLGEQVKNILRGLLKEGLPRKEQVAEQLGVSVRTLQRQLQQVGTSYQQILDELRQELAEHYLLNSTLPIQDIAQYLGFTEPRSFHRTFKSWRGMPPGEFRLRNRR
- a CDS encoding FAD-binding oxidoreductase; this translates as MRRWNGWGEAGTVVELPAQGTTFLHERLGAGRALPDATLAAALAQVPTSRLVPHRLYSVDTHDRLLHARGQSLPDWLALREGALGTYPDAVAFPETAEQIRQLLALAHDQDLCLIPYGGGTSVAGHINPPNSARPVLTVSLARMNRLTDLDEQSLLATFGPGASGPQVESQLRARGYTLGHFPQSWELSTLGGWVASRSSGQQSLRYGRIEQLFAGGTLETFAGPLQIPTFPASAAGPDLREMVLGCEGRFGIISEVKVRVSALPADERFYGVFLPDWPQALQAIRQLAQARVPLSMLRLSNAVETETQLALAGHPQQIAWLEKYLKLRGAGDGKCLLTFGVTGNRQQNALSLKHARQHLKAFGGVFTGTLLGKKWAQNRFRFPYLRENLWNAGYVVDTLETATDWSNVDHLLSLIENSLRDALAAEGERVHVFTHLSHVYGEGSSIYTTYVFRPAADYAATLARWRMLKHAASQTIVDNHGTISHQHGVGKDHAPYLLREKGPLAMQTLQALSEHFDPEGRLNPGTLLPESRP
- a CDS encoding glycerol-3-phosphate dehydrogenase/oxidase is translated as MTANWNAQWREQILPTLADETWDLIVIGGGISGAGIVREAARRGWRCLLLEQRDFAWGTSSRSSKMVHGGLRYIAKGQWRLTRDSVRERQRLLDEAPGLVEPMSFMMPHYRGGFPGPRVMGGLLSVYDALAGRRNHAFHDAEQLRFLAPGVKENGLLGGSCFVDALTDDARLVMRVLREARADGAVIVSGVRVTQLLREGGRMCGVQVEDGEGGATLQLRSAVLAVATGAWAERLRPAEAVKQLRPLRGSHLLLPGWRLPVAQAFTFLHAHDRRPVFVFPWEGATVVGTTDLDHREDLDHSARISSDELDYLLAACQQQFPGAEVGVDDVLSTWSGVRPVVGRATGAQQDKPSNETREHVLWQEPGCVTLAGGKLTTFRPQAIEVLKACAAMLGRSFVDDGAPVFAAVPPLTIAGLSASQWRRLAGRHGRDLPRLAQLLGELGLETVGASDTLWAELAFACEAEMILRLDDLLLRRTRLGLLLPRGGEDYLPAIRTLCQLRLAWDDERWLAEIQRYRLLWLRDHGLPEITP